The Bacillus sp. B-jedd sequence AAGCTCCATCGATCTATATCCATTTTCCTTAAGGAATTTTAAGGCCTGCTTGCTTGCGTCGTTTAAGGAAAGCCGTTGCCCTTTAATCGGCCTATTATTCAAAAACCAAATAGGATATCCTCCTTTTTTCGTAATATCCATGCTCGCTTCAGCGCCGGTCTCCCTGTTTGAAAGTGACACCGAGTAAAACCCATAATCTGAACCTCTTCCATTTTCAGTTACTTTCACTTCTGCGGTCCCATCAAAACCAATATATTTTTTTGCCGTATTGGCAGCTTCTTTTCTTGTTATCTTATTGCCGGGAAGCCTGTTGATCCGTTGATCAGGTTCCTTCAAATCTGTGAAACCAGGTCCAAAATCAGTTTTTCCATACCCCGAGGCGGTTTTTTCAACTGTTTTAAATCCATCGATGATTGTATTATCGGCATTCTCTTTGCCGGATGCCAATGCCAATTCAACATCCATCCAGCGCAAGTTATTCTTAAGCGCCATAGATTGCACCTGCCGTAAATCCTTTTGCATATCAGCAGCCTGTTTGTAAAGGTTCTCCAAGGCTGCATATTCCTTTTCGCTCAACGGCTGTTTTTCCAGATCTCTGACCGCGGTCCTGTAGCTAAAGTCTCCAACATTGGAGAGAAATTCCTCTGTTTTGTTAAAAGGAAGGATTGTCAGAGGCAGCCTCCCTACATCCTGTCTGGCATCCGATGTGATTCTCCATGCATCCGCAAGTGATGGTGATAAGGATTTGCGTGAATTCATTGCCAGCGTAGCCCCAAGCTTGTCATGCAGTAAATCCATTTGGTATGTCAAATCATGGAAAGCCTGTTGATAGTTATTTTCGGCATTCAATAAAACCGCGTTTTTTTCCTCATGCTCCTGGTAGCCCCAGAAAGCCGTTCCGGCAACCCCCAGAATGAGAACAACTATTATTACGTTCCTAATCATTATTCCACCCGCTTATTTACAAAATATGTGTTTGCCAATTCGTTTGATTTGTGGCCTAGACCAGATCCATTTACTCGTTGCCGTTGCAGGATTAAAGTAATAGAGGGCATTTCCTGTCGGGTCCCAGCCATTGATCGCGTCCAACACAGCTTTCCTTGCTGTATCATTTGGAGTGAGCCAGATTTGGCCGTCGGCAACAGCGGTAAAGGCAAGCGGCTCAAAAATGACGCCTGAAATTGTATTTGGGAAAGTCGAGCTCTCAAACCTGTTTAAAATAACGGCAGCCACCGCAACCTGTCCCATATAGGGCTCGCCCCTCGCTTCGCCATAAACAGCATTAGCCATCAGTTTAATATCATTTTGCGAAAACCCATTCGGGACATTTGATGCTTGAGGCTTTGCCGCCGGCTTTTTCCCTGGCGCCGCAGCGCTTTTATTATATTTGGTAGCCTTCACAAGTTTTGCTTTTGTCGTGCTGCCGGCCAGGCCATCAATGGGCAGTCCGAACTCATATTGAAAATTCCTTAGCGCCCAGTAAGTGCTCCATCCAAAAACTCCATCAATTTTTTTACTGTAAAAACCTATATATTTTAATCTGGACTGAAGCTCTATAACATCTTCGCCAACCGCACCATACTGGATGACCTGATTGCTGAATGCCTCAGCCTTTCCTCCCGACCCCATTAAAATATTGAAGAATAAAACGATTGATAAGATTTTTACTGCGGCGTCCCTCTGTATTACAAACATGGGTAGTACCTCCAAATCCAATTCTTTTTTCCATTAAAGCTATTTTTTGTGAAACCGGCTTTTTTATACAAATAAAAAACCCCTTCACTATGTTTGAAGAGGTTTTTGCCGCTGGTATTGGTTTTTTAGATGAGCCGCGCTTAAAGCACGAGCCATCTTTACTTTTCTTAATCCGAACCACCATAGAAAAATCATAAATGGCATAATGAAATATAGCCAGTGCTCTTGCGTAAGGAGTATATAATCATAACTGCCGTGAAGGATCACAGGAACAAGGAGGGACAGCGCGATCCACTTTTTCCCGCCGGAAGCGCTGAACTTGCTTTTCCCTAAATAGTAACCCATGATGACTCCGAAAAGGGCGTGGCTAGGCACAGGCAGGAGCGCCCTTCCAATCGCGTGTCCCAATCCATTTCCGACAAGATAGAAGATATTTTCAGCAGATGCGAAACCAAGGGATACGGCAGCGCCGTATACAATTCCATCGAAGGGTTCATCGAATGCGACATGCTGATAAACAGCATAAAACAAAATGAACCATTTAAAGAACTCTTCTAGCAGGCCTGATGAGAAAAAAGCATCCATCCAGCCGGAAACAAATAATTGTTCTGTTTCCATGACATGCTGCAGAAACATTATCGGAAAAACCAGCAGAGCACCATACAAAAAAGTCCTGAATACCACTGGAATTGGCTCGGATTCAACTTCATCCTTTAAATAAAAGTAACTTAACAAAGCGAGGCCGGGTGCAATCCCGGCAGAAAAAATCCCCAGCATGCACTGCCCTCATTTCATGAAAAGTGGGAATATCCTTGTTTTCCTATTCCTTTTATCGTATCACGGCTTTGTGATAATTTAAATGGAATTATAAAGAAATTAAAATTCAACCTTCCCCATACCGCTGGCCAGTGCGACCGCAAGTTTAATTCTGGCCTTTTTCGGATCATTGTCACTGCCAAGGACGGCACCTTTCATCACAAGATCGTATGCGCTTCCTTTATAGTCATAGGTTGGATAAACTGCCCCTTCCTCGGCACTCGTTGTAATGACTATAGTAATCCCGTCAGCAATTGCCTTTTCGATTTCGTCCATCATTAACGGCGCCACTTGCCCCCTGCCAACCCCTTCAAGAACAATCCCTTTAGCTCCGTTTTCCCTCGCTGCCTTTATAAACGTTCCGTCCGCGCCTATATAACATTTAATTAATTCGATTTTTGGAATCTCCTCGTTAAGAGTATAAACTACCCTTTTAATTGGCTTTTGGTAGATATACACTTCATCATTGTCGATAATGCCCAAGTAGCCAAATCCAAAAGAGTTAAAACCCTGAATATTTGAGGCGTGTTCCTTTTTCACATACTTGGCTGCAAAAATCCGCTCATTGAAAACAACAACAGTACCTGTTCCTTTTAAATCAGGCGAGCATGCGCTATAAATGGCATGGCGCAAATTGATATAAACATCGCTTCCAAGATCCTCAGGGGAGCGTTGGGAGCCTGTTACAACGACGGGCCGGTCATCATTGACAGTCAAATCGAGAAAATAAGCCGTTTCTTCAAGGGAATCCGTCCCGTGGGTGATGACTGCCCCGGATATAGATTCATCCTCGAAATAATCTTCAATCCTATTTTTCAAAAAGACCAAATCGTTGAAAGTAATATGCATGCTCGCTTTTTGAAAAACAGATTCAACAATCACTTCAATATCGTCCGGGAGGTTGCACATGCCAGCGAGTTCTTCTCCGGTCAGTTCTCCAGACGCGAGTTTACCCGAATCTTTGTTAGGTTTGCTCGCAATAGTGCCTCCTGTTGTCAACAAAACTACTTTTTTCATTCAAATCACCCGTTATAATATTATTTGCACAGCAACAGTAACATTCTTTCTAGAAGTTTCCGCCTCTTTCAGAAATCGTTTTGGCAACCAGTCCGCCATGGAATCTGCCATTTTCGATAAAAATCTCATTGGCGTTATTGCCAGCTGCAATGACCCCCGCGATAAAAATGCCAGGCATATTCGTCTCCATCGTTTCGGGATTGAATAGCGGCCGTCCAGATTCCTCATCAATTTTAACGCCAGCCTTTTTTAAAAATTCGTGGTCAGGCCGATAACCCGTCATGGCAAAAACGAAATCGTTTTTAATGGCCGTCTCTTCATTTCCTTTCTTGTAAACAAGGGTATCCGCGGTAATTTCTACTACATTAGCTTCAAATTCCAGCTGAATGGCGCCATTTCTGACGAGGGAATCAAATTCAGGAAGGATCCAAGGTTTAATACTTTGGGAATAAGAGCTTCCGCGGTATAAAACCGTTACCCTCGCTCCCGCTTTATGAAGTTCAATAGCGGCATCCACACTCGAATTTTTTCCACCTATCACACAAACATCCTTATCGAAATACGGATGGGCTTCCTTAAAATAATGGTGGACCTTTTCAAGTTCTTCCCCAGGTACTCCCATGAAATTCGGATTATCATAATATCCGGTCGCGATTACAACATAAGGTGCACCATAAACCGATTTGCTTGTTTCAACCAAATAAGAACTTCCATCCTTCGTGATGCTCAACACTTCTTCGAAAGAGTTGATTCTTACCTGTTTTCGTTTGACTACTTCCCGATAATAAACAAGCGCCTGTAGCCTGACCGGTTTGTAGTTTTCTGTCACAAAAGGAACCTCGCCGATTTCCAGCTTTTCACTTGTACTGAAGAAAGTCTGGTGGGTTGGATAGTTATATATGGAATTGACAATATTCCCTTTTTCAATGACTAGAGGTTTTTTTCCAGTCTCTTTTAAGGCAATGGCTGCGGCAAGTCCACATGGGCCCGCGCCTATAATAATGACTTCTTCTCTTTTCAAAATGCTCACTCCAATTCACTTAACTGCCTCATCGATAAAAAATCTCCCATCATTTAATGATAGGAGATTTCTTTGGAAGTTTCAACGATGACGGGCGCCCTGGAGTCAAGGCGGCAGGGAGAATTAAATCCAGCCACGGAAACGGCTGGCTTCCGCCATTTTTCTGACTCCCACCATATAGGCGGAAAGCCGCATGTCCACCCGCCTGTTTTGCGCAGTATCGTATATATTATTAAAGGATTTTACCATTACTTTTTCAAGCTTCTCTTCGACTTCTTCCTCAGTCCAATAGTAACCCTGATTATTCTGCACCCATTCAAAATAGGAAACAGTGACGCCTCCTGCAGATGCTAGTACATCGGGAACAAGCAGGATTCCCCTTTCGGTAAGGATCTGTGTCGCTTCTAGAGTCGTAGGGCCATTGGCTGCTTCCACAACAATCGAGGCGCGGATATTATGCGCATTCTCTTCGGTGATTTGATTTTCAATCGCAGCAGGAACGAGTATATCACAATCAAGCTCCAGCAGTTCTTTATTGGTAATTGTATCATTAAACAGCTTTGTGACGGTTCCGAAACTGTCGCGGCGGTCAAGCAGATAATCGATATCCAATCCGTCCGGGTCATACAAAGCACCGTAGGCATCCGAAATGCCGATTACTTTTGCGCCAGCATCATGCATGAATTTTGAAAGATAACTGCCAGCATTTCCGAATCCCTGGACCACTACCCTTGCTCCGACAAGTTCTATGCCCTTTTTCTTGGCCGCCTCGCGGATGCAGATGGTCACACCCTTCGCGGTGGCTGATTCACGGCCGTGCGATCCGCCAAGCACAAGCGGTTTACCGGTAATAAATCCCGGAGAGTTGAATTCGTCAATTTTACTGTACTCGTCCATCATCCAGGCCATAATTTGCGAATTTGTAAATACATCAGGAGCAGGAATATCCTTTGTCGGGCCAACAATCTGGCTAATTGCGCGTACATAGCCTCGGCTCAGCCTTTCAAGCTCTCTGAACGACATAACGCGGGGATCACAGATGATTCCGCCTTTAGCTCCCCCGTAAGGAAGGTCGACAATCCCGCATTTCAGGCTCATCCATATGGAAAGGGCTTTAACTTCCTTCTCCGTTACATTTGGATGGAATCGGATTCCCCCTTTTGTCGGGCCTACTGCATCATTATGCTGGGCTCTATACCCAGTAAATATTTTCGTAGAACCATCATCCATCCGAACTGGGATTTTTACAACCATCATCCGGATTGGTTCTTTCAGTAGCTCAAACACTTCTTCGGGGTATCCCAATTTTTCCAACGCTTTATGAATAACCGTTTGCGTAGATTTTAGAACATCATGTTTTTCAAGATTTGTACTTTCATTACCTTTCCCCGCTGCCATTTATAAACCTCCTAAGATATCACTGCTCTAAAGTCCTTGGCTTTCATGACATAGTATACACTTTTGGTTAATTAATGCAAGGATAAAAAATGGCAATTCTGTCTATTTTGGCGATTTTTTTGTAAGCGTTCCCAGAGGCCGTGGCCTGCGTCTCCTTCGGGTTTATCCCTATTGAAAAAGGTTCATTTTTCTGGCAAAGCAAAAAGCGGGCCCTTCATGGGGCACCCGCTATTGAAAATGATGGAGAATGGTTTCAACTGCCTTGTTTTTGATAATAAGATTCCCATACTCTTCAAGTACATACGGACTAAGTATGGAAGCATGACCGAATTCAGCCATGATGGCCGCGTTCCTTTCAGGCTTATCAATTTGCTCTTCAAAAATAAGATAATAAAGGCCGTTCATATAATAAAGGCTTCCGCCAGATGCCGCTACTGGTGCAAGTCTTTTCGCCAGCTGGATGATATCTTCAAAGGTATCAAACTCAAATAATAGCTTTTCATATCCTTCAACCGTAACCTGCATTTCTATAAAACCATCGTAAAGATGTTCTTCTTCATCCGAAACTGCATTGACAGTAATAATCATAATCATTCCTTGGGCCTGGAGCGAAAATACTTCAACAGCAACTGAGCCATGTATTTCAACTTCAAGCTCTTCGCTGGCTTCTTCAAGCATATCCTGAAAAAGCTGCCGCCATTTTAGAGAATCCTTTATAATATCCTCCTTGGACAATCCCCTTTCAAAAAGGTCGTCAGAGGTTATAAAAATCTTTATTTTATTTCCCGTAATACGTTCCAACCTCATGCTCCCGCCCCCTGCCAAGACTTTACTCTTGTTTATAGTTTATGTCGCGGCGCAAGGTTGGTGAATCATTCACTAAGGGCGTTCTTTTTTTGCCAGCCATTTCTCCCATTCATCGGGATCATCCCCAATGGACATTTCACTGTGCCATTCAGAACCAGTCTTCTCCTGCAGGTCTGCAGGAATGCCTGAAATCCCAATTTTAAGCTGCGGGAATAAGGATCCGTAATGTTTAGATAAAGACAAACAATCCTCCATGTTTTTTTCGCCTGCAAAAGACAAAAACAGAAAATGAGGCTCGAACTTTCTGACAGCCTCTTCTAAATCTTCCTTTCCAATTCTCCCTGCCAAGTAAACGGCATCATATCCCTTTAATTTCAAAAAACAGAAGAAGCACAAAAACTCCAGTTCATTGCCCTGCTCTAAAGAAACTGCCATTGCTTTTGGCTGAATTGAACTTTTCCTCGCGCACTGGGAGACGATGCCCAACCTTGCGCGAAAAAAAGCCATCCCGAAACAATAACTCGCGGAGTCCATTTTTTGCATATCTTTAAGCTTATTCAATTCTTTGATGGCCGGTATCAGGATATGTTCCAATACTGCCTCAATTGAAAATAGTTTAAAACAAGTGTCCATTGCAATATTGGCACTTTCCTCATCAAAAACGTTACATGCATCTATTATTTCCTGAATATAATGGTCCGCCTGGGTAAGGACGGCGCCATTAGTATCCTTCTGCCCACGGGAAACCTCAATCTGGGCAGCTGCCTGACTAATTGTAAATCCTTTTTCAACTTTCTCAAGTACATTTTGCAACAGAAAAATTTGCTCTTCGGAATATAAGCGGTGTCCTGATTCATTTCGATGCGGCGAAATAATATTATACCGTTTTTCCCATGCCCTTAAGGTACCTGGTTTAATTCCCAGGATGGAAGAGGCAGCTTTTATATTGTATTTTCCTTTTCCTCGCTTCACGAAGAATCATTACCTCCAATAACATCAATCATTTTTTGCCAAGATTACTTCCCCGAATGGCGAATGGTTAATAGATGGCTTTCCGCCCGGGCGCCAAGCCTGAGGGGGATTGCAGTTGTTCCAAATCCGTTACTAGTCAAAATAACGGTGCCTCCCCTCGTTTCAATCCCTCCCTTTTTATACGGTCCAAAGCCAAAAATCCTTATTTGGCCGCCGTGCGTATGTCCGCTTAATATGAGGGCTATCTTGTCCACTGGGGACACCTTTTCTATAATGGCTGGATTGTGGCTCACTAGGATTGTAAACCAGCCGGGTTCTGCATCGCTTAATGCTAAATCTAGCCTGTCTCTCTCAAGTCCTACATCATCTACCCCTGCAATGATCAGCTTCTCCCCTTCGGCCGATTCGAATGCTGTTGCAGTATTGTCGAGAATTTTAACATTCAAATCCAAGAGAAGGGCATCGAGGTCCCTGTATTCTCCTTCATAGTCGTTATTCCCCCACACAAAATAAACCGGGCCAAGGATTTTAAGCATTTCTATATTTTCTTTTACTCTTTCAATCGGAACGCCTTTTTCTCTCAAATCTCCGCCAATAATGACTATATCGGCTTTCCCCTTAACACTTGAAATGAACTTTCCCGAAAGTTGCCGTTTGTGAATGTCTGAAATAAAGAATATTTTTATAGATCCAAGCGATTTCGGAAAATCGCTGAAACCTAATTCCTGTTCCTTAATGTTTTCCTCAAAAGCCAAATAAGACATGTACATTAGGAGCGACATCCCTGCAGCAGCTATTGCCGCCAGAATCAAAATACCCATCTGTATGCCCCTCCTTCAATTAAAAGTATATGGAAATAATACCATAAAGAAGGCCTAATCCGAAGTATAGAACAGCATGGATCGGAGAAAAGGAAAAAAGGGCTGCAAAAATCAGGAGAATACCAGTGCCAGCTATGATTTTGGCTGCAAGGGTATCCGCCTGTCCCTGTTCCTTGCCGAACCCGAGGAAGCACCTGAATAACCGTGCATTCATGACTGTGCCAGTAAAGCCCGCGACAGAGGAAGCCAGAAATTTTACCGGATTGAAAATAAATTCCAGAAGCATGGCCTGAATGGTATTTGAGCCTTCAATAACCGTCCATTCTATCAATAAGTATCCGCAAAAATAAGAAATAACCATACAATATATGTTCAGCTTCATCAAAAACCCCCCATACCCTAAGTGTATGAGGGGAGAAGAATATCTTTCACTGCCTATTCATCTTCATAAATATTCAGGATGCGAAAACCATGCTCTTCTAATTTTCGGATAAACTTATCTATATTATCTTTTTTCTCAACTTTCATGACAATTCTCCTGACAAGTTTGTCTGTTTCATCAAATGTAACGAGAGAAATAATATGTTCATGGAACTGATGGGCGATCTCCGCAAGGCGGGCAATCCTTCCCTCAGTTTCCACAGAAGTAAAAGCAATCCTCACTCCGGGCCGATTCATTCCAAACGCACTTTCAAACTGTTTGAGTACTTCGAATCGTGTAACGGCGCCCAGAAATTTCCTCTCTTTATCGACTACCGCTAACAGTGGAAAGTTCCGTAAACTCATCAACGTATTTTCGAACATCTCCCCTCCTTCGAGATAAACATCCCGGTGGGTCGCAATATCTGCGATCAGGGTTTCTTCAAGGAAAGCTTCCTTGGTTTTGCCTGATAGAAAAAATTCCTCATAAATTCTGTACCTTGTCACAATGCCGGCATATTGCTCACCTTCAAGGACAGGAAGGCCATCAATTTGGTGCTCTTCTAGGCGGTCGAGGGCAATTTTTACCTTGTCTGCACTCTGTACAGTATGAGTATTGAATTTAGGAATCATAATGCTTTTCACAAACATTTTTCATCACCTCATATTAAATGTCATAACCCACTCTAAATATTCAACATGCAGATTGTAAATCCTTTATTTGGTTGGATGATTCCTCGACTATAAAAATAAAAGCAGCCCGGGTTATCCCGGACTGCCTCTACTTTTTTTCATGGTACAAATTGATATCATATTCCCTTTTCATCATTTCGAAAACAAGATGCCTAGATTTCCATTCTTCTTCCTTTTTCCAAAGATCTTTACTCCGGTCAACAATTTCACATCTTAACTCATGAAATTCTTTTTCCTTTTTATCTCTTTGTTCTTTATAAATAATCATGGCGCCATAAAGTGAGAATGTCGCAATCAAAAAATAGAAATTTGCCCCTTTCTGAACAAAAGCAGAAAACATCGCATAAAAAGAATACGAATAGGATAGGACAATCGTTTGGTAAGTATAAAAAAGAAAAAGGCCAGTCATCATCAGTGTGGCGGCAATGGATAAATGGTGCTTTAGTTTCGCCTTTTCAAATTTTCTTTTTCGCTTGACTACATTATCAAGCATTTGTTTCGTTGCAAGGTCAGTTCGGTCATCAAGCTGTTTAATGGGCTCTTCCATGCTCTTCCTCCAATCATCCTGATTGGCCGGCAAATGTGCAGATTGGCCGCCTAATCTATCTATATGGGCCTGTCCCGATGAATATGAAAAAGGAAAGCATATGGTTGAGTTTTATATTTTAGGCTCAGTTAAAAGTGAGTGTTGATTTTCAATGAAGTTGATTGGAACGGAGGGGACTGACTCCTCGAAAATGCTAGCGCATTTCCTTCGTGCGAAGTCCATTCGAGGAAGCTAGTTGTCCTGCGGGATGCAGCGGCACGTGGAGACCCCTCGAAAAGCGGAAGTGCCTTGGGCAGCCCCGACAAGCGCTGGAGGGCCAGAAGGGGAAGTCGTTCTTTGACTTCACATTCGGGACCGAAGCGACCTCGAGGGGCTAGGCGCTGCAGCTGGACAAACAGGCGTCTAGGACGCCGTGGAGGCTCCATAAAGAATGCTCCTGCGCCACAGAATATTCGGGGAAGCGAACCTTCAGCTCGTCGCAAAGCTGCACGAAGCGAATTCATGGATGTTTCTCATGAAGTTGGTTCAGGTGGATGCTTCGCCCCGCGGAAAGCATGTCCCCGGAGTGGAAATAACAATCAAGGATTACAGATCCTTATTTTAAAGGATATCCTTATTTACCACCTATTTAATCGGAATTTTCAGTGTTTCGCCAACTTTAATTTCATTTTCTTTTATTCCGTTTGCCTTGCGTATTATTTCGATTCCATCCTGTGATTTATAATAATTCATAGCAATTCTGAATAATGTTTCTCCCGGCTTTACAGTATGATAGAGCATTTTTTCACTGTTTGAGCTGGATTCACTCTTACTGCTTTGGGGTTTGGCCCCGATAGTTGAAGATGATGGCGTACCTGTTGAAGCAGATTCTTCGGCCGTCTTATCCTGCTGCACTCCATCCTTCCCATCCGATTCGCTGATCTCTTCATCGGCCGGCAAAGCAGGCTGCTTAACATGCTCTTCTGGAACATCTTCCTCCTTCTGCCCACTGTCTTCATCTATCCCTTGTTCATTCTTTGTTTCTTCAGCATGTTCAGTATCCCGTGAACTTTCAGGGTTTTCCCCTCTTCCGCCATCAAGGACAACATTATCATAACCTCCACTTGCGGCTCCATTTGCGTTAATCGGTTTTGTTTTGGATTCGCCCCAATACGAGATGATAGAAAACACGGTAAGAGGCAGCAGGATAAAAAACAGCACAAGCAGTCGGATAACAGGATATTTTAGCTTTACAGCCGTTTTCTTTTTCGCATGGCGATGGACTCTGGCCCTCGGAGGCAATTCTGATGTCCTTGCTGCCGCGGGTTTTACTCTATCAATCCGCTGGCGGTGCTTCTCTATCTGCTCCCGATAGGATTCTTCTTTATTCATTCTCCAAGCCACCTTTTACATTTTTTAACTTCAAGATGATGCCTAAGGCAAAATCTATGACAAAGTGCATGACAACCGTTACAGCAAGGTTACCTGTCCAGCTGTATATTGCTCCGATACAAAAACTGAGAACGACAATATTTAAAAACAAGAACCAATTAAACAGATAGCGGTAATGAATCACCGCAAAAATGATACTTGCAATAATAAGGCCAGTTTTTTCCTGAATAATTCCCCTGAAGAGGATTTCCTCACTTATAGCAACAACCATTGCGATTAAGGCAATATGCGGGATGCTTCTGCCAGAAAATATTTTATCATTCAATCCGCCATCATCGAAATAGGAAAACGGGAGCATTCGCATCATCACCATATCCAGTGCGACAACAGCCAAGCCTGCCGGTAACCCGATTGTATATACCGCGCTGTCAGACCAATCAAATAAATTAAGAAAATTATTTTCGCCTGGCAAAAGCAAGCTTAAGATAATAGAAATTCCAATAAGAGCCAATTGGGTAGCGTATAAATGGAAAAGCAATTCCTTATCAGTTAATTGACTTATTAATTCCTTGTGCCTATTCTTCATATACTTCACCTGTCAAAAGCTCCGTCAGCCTTTCCTTCCATTCTATGGGTTTTTTGGCTTCCGGTAACCCCGTCTGGCCCCCTTCATAAAACTCTAAATCAAGGCCGCAAAAATCACAGCAATAAGGCCTCTGTCCGGGGAGAACACTTTCTTCGAAATAATCCAACAAATAATTCCGAAGACAGCCGTCAGTATCCACCCATTTTTTCATCTGATAAATATTTTCTATTTTAGCGGTTGTTCTTGCCGATACATATTTTTTCGCTTTTACAGCAGTCTCACTCAAAGGAATTCCAGCTTCTTCTTCCAGGAAGGCTGTCATCCATCGGCTTTGAGTTTCTGTAAACCCGATCAATGAAAAGATCCCTTCAACCGCTTCTCCATTCATTTTGTTCTCCAGGTTCTGCCACTCTGCCTGTAAAAAGAAGGCTTCCAATTGCTTAACTGAAGGTAATTCTCCCTCAGCCAGGAAAGATTGAAGCTGTTCATCTCCTTCCGTATAGAGCAATATAGCGATGGAGGGCTGTCCATCTCTGCCTGCCCTGCCAGCCTCCTGCAAGTATGACTCAATTTGCATGGGCATATGATAATGGATTACAAATCGGACATCTTCCTTGTTTACTCCCATGCCAAATGCACTTGTTGCACAAATCATATCAAGTTGTCCATTTAAAAAT is a genomic window containing:
- a CDS encoding CBS domain-containing protein translates to MFVKSIMIPKFNTHTVQSADKVKIALDRLEEHQIDGLPVLEGEQYAGIVTRYRIYEEFFLSGKTKEAFLEETLIADIATHRDVYLEGGEMFENTLMSLRNFPLLAVVDKERKFLGAVTRFEVLKQFESAFGMNRPGVRIAFTSVETEGRIARLAEIAHQFHEHIISLVTFDETDKLVRRIVMKVEKKDNIDKFIRKLEEHGFRILNIYEDE
- a CDS encoding YpbF family protein, encoding MEEPIKQLDDRTDLATKQMLDNVVKRKRKFEKAKLKHHLSIAATLMMTGLFLFYTYQTIVLSYSYSFYAMFSAFVQKGANFYFLIATFSLYGAMIIYKEQRDKKEKEFHELRCEIVDRSKDLWKKEEEWKSRHLVFEMMKREYDINLYHEKK
- a CDS encoding LysM peptidoglycan-binding domain-containing protein; translated protein: MNKEESYREQIEKHRQRIDRVKPAAARTSELPPRARVHRHAKKKTAVKLKYPVIRLLVLFFILLPLTVFSIISYWGESKTKPINANGAASGGYDNVVLDGGRGENPESSRDTEHAEETKNEQGIDEDSGQKEEDVPEEHVKQPALPADEEISESDGKDGVQQDKTAEESASTGTPSSSTIGAKPQSSKSESSSNSEKMLYHTVKPGETLFRIAMNYYKSQDGIEIIRKANGIKENEIKVGETLKIPIK
- a CDS encoding CPBP family intramembrane glutamic endopeptidase — its product is MKNRHKELISQLTDKELLFHLYATQLALIGISIILSLLLPGENNFLNLFDWSDSAVYTIGLPAGLAVVALDMVMMRMLPFSYFDDGGLNDKIFSGRSIPHIALIAMVVAISEEILFRGIIQEKTGLIIASIIFAVIHYRYLFNWFLFLNIVVLSFCIGAIYSWTGNLAVTVVMHFVIDFALGIILKLKNVKGGLENE